The following coding sequences are from one Coffea arabica cultivar ET-39 chromosome 11e, Coffea Arabica ET-39 HiFi, whole genome shotgun sequence window:
- the LOC113719506 gene encoding uncharacterized protein, with protein sequence MARSGINLSHRSAAYRAVIDGKRQSVENFCSFWREEGVKPLAKCGDTVLHFLAIHGNVAAFGLLLQDGLVTSENLKAKNVNGDTALHEAARFGHKDVAEIILRTERDLVSESNKLGETPLFVAAACGKKEVFSLLEKYIGDYMMRRNDGCTILHAAVIGECYSLAIGILESYPDLAGKRNEKGKTALHLLAAKQESFRSGSAYTLKDLRRKSLIPLHILRTIIYSCIAVLYKELQTVNNVEEPSNSASIHKVNRSSFANFILGFPLLKEIDDARQSHAAAVMLAERLIRREDWSHYVRTEDKDLEGSQFGISSEKKNRMPDPLIQATRLGIIEVVQEILSVYPEAAYTFDGKGRNILQIAVEEKKWFLYDYLMTSGTDMDRMLSAIDYEGNSIIHLAARLESPPSAPPGVVPQMMWEVLWFKRVQYDSYPYLWQLQNSDGKTAKQVFETNHASLRENAERIVKELANAVLIVSVLIGTINFAAIFTVPGGFDQNTGEAIFLKNRRWEFGLLMFYLAGGLFSSLFTMGTLLVIIFLRFETDDFYVSLPCYYVMDMISIFYSAVFTIVACCQALIVQKVVITDFRPLVVFFFIYGLMALVLIETSYRMFDYVYYLIRYCLCYKGQAS encoded by the exons ATGGCAAGGTCTGGAATCAACTTAAGCCATCGATCTGCTGCTTATAGAGCAGTCATAGATGGGAAAAGACAGTCAGTAGAAAACTTTTGCAGTTTCTGGAGGGAAGAAGGTGTGAAACCACTTGCTAAATGTGGTGATACTGTTCTCCATTTTCTGGCCATTCACGGAAATGTGGCTGCCTTCGGATTACTTCTCCAAGATGGTCTTGTGACCAGTGAAAATCTGAAGGCCAAGAATGTCAACGGCGACACTGCATTGCATGAGGCTGCAAGATTTGGTCACAAGGATGTTGCAGAGATCATCTTAAGGACAGAAAGGGATTTAGTGTCTGAGAGCAACAAACTGGGTGAAACCCCTCTTTTTGTGGCTGCTGCATGTGGGAAAAAGGAAGTTTTCTCACTTCTGGAAAAGTATATCGGTGATTACATGATGAGGAGGAATGATGGATGCACAATCCTTCATGCTGCTGTAATTGGAGAATGTTACA GTTTGGCAATTGGCATATTGGAGTCCTATCCTGATCTTGCTGGAAAAcgtaatgaaaaaggaaaaactgcTTTACATCTTTTGGCTGCAAAACAAGAGTCCTTCAGGAGTGGGTCTGCCTACACGCTCAAAGATCTTCGGAGGAAGTCCCTCATTCCTCTGCATATACTCCGAACTATAATCTATTCTT GTATTGCGGTCTTGTACAAGGAATTGCAAACTGTCAATAATGTAGAAGAACCAAGCAATTCAGCTTCCATTCATAAAGTGAATAGATCTTCTTTTGCCAATTTTATCTTGG GTTTTCCTTTGCTTAAAGAAATTGATGATGCAAGGCAAAGCCATGCAGCTGCAGTAATGCTTGCAGAAAGGTTAATCAGAAGAGAAGATTGGAGCCACTATGTGCGTACAGAGGACAAAGATCTTGAAGGCAGCCAGTTCGGGATATcatcagaaaagaaaaataggatgCCAGATCCACTAATACAAGCAACGAGACTGGGCATCATTGAGGTAGTTCAGGAAATCCTCAGTGTCTACCCAGAAGCTGCATATACCTTCGATGGAAAAGGAAGGAATATACTGCAAATTGCAGTGGAGGAGAAAAAATGGTTCTTGTACGACTACTTGATGACTAGTGGTACTGACATGGACAGGATGCTAAGTGCTATTGATTACGAAGGAAATAGCATTATACATCTCGCAGCACGCCTGGAATCCCCTCCCAGCGCACCCCCTGGAGTTGTTCCGCAAATGATGTGGGAAGTCCTCTGGTTTAAG CGGGTGCAATATGACTCTTATCCATATCTCTGGCAACTACAAAATTCTGATGGGAAGACAGCAAAACAAGTATTCGAGACGAACCATGCAAGTCTACGCGAAAATGCTGAGAGAATTGTGAAAGAATTGGCCAACGCTGTGTTGATTGTGTCTGTCCTCATTGGTACCATAAACTTTGCTGCAATTTTTACTGTTCCTGGAGGTTTCGATCAAAATACTGGAGAGGCCATTTTTCTCAAGAACCGGCGCTGGGAATTCGGCTTGTTGATGTTCTACTTAGCAGGAGGGCTGTTCTCCTCTCTGTTCACCATGGGGACTCTGCTGGTGATTATCTTTTTGCGATTTGAAACTGACGATTTTTATGTTTCGCTGCCCTGCTACTATGTGATGGACATGATTTCCATCTTCTACTCTGCGGTCTTCACAATCGTAGCATGTTGCCAAGCATTAATAGTGCAGAAAGTTGTGATTACCGACTTCAGACCCCTGGTGGTGTTCTTCTTTATCTATGGTCTGATGGCCCTTGTGCTCATAGAAACATCATATCGGATGTTTGACTATGTGTATTACCTAATTCGTTATTGCCTTTGTTATAAAGGGCAAGCATCTTAA